One window of Mediterraneibacter gnavus ATCC 29149 genomic DNA carries:
- a CDS encoding ABC transporter ATP-binding protein: protein MRKLIPYLKNYKKESIIGPLFKLLEAVFELIVPLVTARIVDIGIQNRDIPYIWKMAALLVAFGVMGLLCSLLAQYFAAKAAVGFGTELRHDLFCHIEQLSYAAVDKAGSATLVVRITSDINQVQSGVNLVLRLFLRSPFIVVGAMVMAFTINVKTALIFVVTVPLLALVIYGIMIVTIPLYKKVQKALDQVLVSTRENLAGIRVIRAFCTQKKEQEEFDTKSEILMKLQFLTGRISALLNPMTYIIVNAGIIAVVWYGGGQVYEGLLTQGEVIALVNYMSQILLALVALANLIVSFTKAVASAARLNEVFALKSELVDGEWEKAEAKVEAVKVKMEHVTFCYPGSQESALEDISFTAKAGETIGIIGGTGSGKTTLVNLIPRFYDVTEGKAEIDGLEISKYRTEALRKQIGVVPQKAVLFSGTIKSNLQMGNEQASEQEMYAALKTAQALEFVEEKPGRLNAPVSEGGKNLSGGQRQRLTIARALVKNPQILILDDSASALDFATDAALRKALSQDTENMTVFLVSQRASSVMHADKILVLDDGKMVGYGNHEELLGACGVYQEICRSQFSKEEGVQYA, encoded by the coding sequence TTGAGAAAATTGATTCCTTATTTGAAAAACTATAAAAAGGAAAGTATTATCGGACCGCTGTTTAAACTTTTAGAGGCGGTATTTGAATTGATTGTGCCATTAGTCACTGCAAGAATTGTTGATATCGGAATTCAGAACCGGGATATCCCGTATATCTGGAAGATGGCGGCATTGCTGGTGGCGTTTGGTGTAATGGGACTTTTGTGTTCCCTGCTGGCGCAGTATTTTGCGGCAAAAGCAGCTGTCGGTTTCGGAACAGAACTTCGGCATGATCTGTTCTGCCACATTGAACAGCTTTCTTATGCGGCAGTAGATAAGGCTGGCAGCGCCACGCTGGTTGTCAGGATCACAAGTGATATCAATCAGGTACAGTCCGGTGTCAATCTGGTGCTTCGTCTGTTCCTGCGATCGCCGTTTATTGTGGTAGGTGCAATGGTCATGGCATTTACGATCAATGTAAAGACCGCATTGATCTTTGTCGTGACAGTTCCGCTTCTGGCGCTTGTGATCTACGGTATTATGATCGTGACGATCCCGCTGTATAAAAAAGTACAGAAAGCACTGGATCAGGTGCTTGTCTCTACCAGAGAAAATCTGGCGGGAATCCGTGTGATCCGTGCGTTTTGTACACAGAAGAAAGAGCAGGAAGAGTTTGATACAAAGAGTGAGATACTGATGAAGCTACAGTTTCTGACCGGACGGATTTCAGCGCTGTTGAATCCGATGACATATATTATCGTCAACGCCGGGATTATTGCGGTTGTCTGGTATGGGGGCGGACAGGTATATGAAGGGCTGCTGACACAGGGAGAGGTAATCGCCCTGGTCAATTATATGTCCCAGATTCTTCTGGCGCTGGTGGCTCTGGCGAATCTGATTGTTTCCTTTACAAAAGCAGTAGCATCTGCAGCCCGCCTGAATGAGGTGTTTGCACTCAAATCCGAGCTTGTGGACGGAGAGTGGGAGAAAGCAGAGGCGAAAGTGGAAGCCGTGAAAGTAAAGATGGAACACGTGACATTCTGCTATCCGGGCAGTCAGGAGTCGGCGCTGGAGGATATTTCTTTTACCGCGAAAGCAGGAGAGACGATTGGAATCATTGGAGGGACAGGTTCCGGCAAGACAACTCTGGTCAATCTCATTCCCCGGTTTTATGATGTGACAGAGGGAAAAGCCGAAATCGATGGACTGGAGATTTCAAAATACCGGACAGAGGCTCTGCGAAAACAGATTGGAGTGGTTCCGCAGAAGGCAGTGCTGTTTTCCGGTACTATAAAGAGTAATCTTCAAATGGGAAATGAGCAGGCATCCGAACAGGAGATGTATGCGGCATTAAAAACCGCACAGGCTTTGGAGTTTGTGGAGGAGAAGCCGGGAAGGCTGAATGCTCCTGTCAGCGAAGGCGGAAAAAACCTGTCGGGAGGGCAGAGACAGAGGCTGACGATCGCAAGAGCACTGGTGAAAAATCCACAGATCCTGATTCTGGATGACAGTGCATCTGCGCTTGATTTCGCTACAGATGCGGCACTTCGAAAAGCATTGTCCCAGGATACGGAAAATATGACCGTATTTCTGGTATCGCAGAGAGCATCCTCTGTCATGCATGCCGATAAGATCCTGGTATTGGATGACGGAAAGATGGTGGGATACGGCAATCATGAAGAGCTGCTTGGAGCGTGCGGTGTCTATCAGGAAATCTGTCGGTCTCAGTTTTCGAAAGAGGAGGGGGTTCAGTATGCATAA
- a CDS encoding ABC transporter ATP-binding protein: MHKKKKSVWKKILWLIRPYLHFLMLSFVFAGISALLTLYAPILIGNAVDLIIGKGSVDFDAIGRILFRLAGIIVITSAAQWLMNLCNNHITYRVVKDVRTKAFAKLQKLPLKYVDSHAYGETISRIITDVEQFSDGLLMGFTQFFTGVVTILGTLVFMLLINVKIALVVILITPVSLFVASFIAKRTYVFFKAQSETRAQMTSLVDEMVGNQKVVQAFGYGDRAVERFDTINKKLQKVSLQAIFFSSITNPSTRFVNGLVYTGVSIAGAFTAIGGGITVGQLSCFLSYANQYTKPFNEISSVVTELQNALACARRVFDFIEEQPEEPDAASAIELKNPDGSMTLEHVSFSYNPEIKLLQDLNLNVKPGQKIAIVGPTGCGKTTLINLLMRFYDIQSGEIRVGNTGIQNITRDSLRANFGMVLQETWLKAGTIAENIAYGKEDATREEIIAAAKAAHAHGFIRRMEQGYDTLIQEEGGNLSQGQKQLLCIARVMLRIPDMLILDEATSSIDTRTEMKIQEAFQSMMRGRTSFIVAHRLSTIREADVILVMKDGNIIEQGSHEELLEKGGFYKNLYESQFAS, translated from the coding sequence ATGCATAAAAAGAAAAAAAGTGTATGGAAAAAGATACTCTGGCTGATTCGGCCCTATCTGCATTTTTTGATGCTATCATTCGTATTTGCGGGTATTTCTGCGTTGCTGACATTGTATGCTCCGATTCTGATCGGTAATGCTGTGGATCTGATTATTGGAAAAGGAAGTGTGGATTTTGACGCGATCGGCAGGATTCTGTTCAGGCTGGCAGGGATTATTGTTATAACAAGCGCTGCGCAGTGGCTGATGAATCTGTGCAACAACCACATTACGTATCGGGTAGTTAAGGATGTCCGTACAAAGGCATTTGCAAAGCTGCAGAAGCTTCCTCTGAAATATGTAGACAGCCATGCATATGGAGAGACCATCAGTCGGATCATCACCGATGTGGAGCAGTTTTCGGATGGACTCCTCATGGGATTTACTCAGTTCTTTACCGGTGTGGTGACGATTTTGGGAACCCTGGTATTTATGCTCCTGATCAATGTGAAGATTGCGTTGGTTGTAATCCTGATCACGCCGGTATCTTTGTTTGTGGCAAGCTTTATTGCGAAGAGAACTTATGTGTTTTTTAAAGCACAGTCAGAGACCAGAGCACAGATGACATCCCTTGTCGATGAAATGGTGGGAAATCAGAAGGTTGTGCAGGCATTTGGATACGGTGACCGGGCAGTGGAGAGGTTTGATACGATCAACAAAAAGCTCCAGAAAGTCAGCCTGCAGGCGATTTTCTTTTCGTCCATTACGAATCCGAGTACCCGGTTTGTCAACGGACTGGTGTATACAGGGGTTAGTATTGCAGGTGCGTTTACCGCAATCGGAGGCGGGATCACGGTGGGGCAGCTGTCTTGCTTTTTAAGCTATGCAAACCAGTATACAAAGCCGTTTAACGAAATCTCAAGTGTGGTCACAGAGCTTCAGAATGCACTGGCATGCGCACGGCGGGTATTTGACTTTATTGAGGAACAACCGGAAGAGCCGGATGCGGCATCGGCGATCGAACTGAAAAATCCAGACGGCAGTATGACACTGGAACATGTCAGTTTTTCTTATAATCCGGAGATTAAGCTTTTACAGGATCTGAACCTGAATGTAAAGCCGGGTCAGAAAATTGCGATTGTAGGACCGACGGGATGCGGAAAGACGACGCTGATCAATCTTCTGATGCGTTTTTATGATATTCAAAGTGGAGAGATCCGTGTCGGCAATACCGGAATTCAGAATATTACAAGAGACAGTTTGCGGGCCAACTTTGGAATGGTTCTGCAGGAGACCTGGCTGAAAGCAGGAACGATCGCAGAGAATATTGCGTATGGAAAAGAAGATGCCACAAGGGAAGAAATCATTGCGGCGGCAAAGGCGGCTCATGCGCATGGGTTTATCCGGAGAATGGAGCAGGGGTATGATACGCTGATTCAAGAAGAGGGCGGAAACCTGTCACAGGGGCAGAAGCAGCTTTTGTGTATTGCCAGAGTTATGCTCAGAATTCCGGATATGTTGATTCTGGACGAGGCAACCTCTTCGATCGATACCCGTACAGAAATGAAGATTCAGGAAGCGTTTCAGAGTATGATGAGGGGACGTACCAGCTTTATTGTGGCACATCGGCTTTCTACTATTCGGGAGGCAGATGTGATCCTTGTGATGAAGGATGGAAATATTATTGAACAGGGCAGCCATGAGGAGTTGTTAGAAAAAGGCGGATTTTATAAAAATCTGTATGAAAGCCAGTTTGCGTCTTAG
- a CDS encoding DUF3783 domain-containing protein, which translates to MRESILLFHISDKEVKKKVERALLPLRVRLRHITLKDYSQPLGVLAGLPDMTPSEEIYDGEELSDTMIVFCGLSNQKLDQALLALKKSGAGPFPYKAILTPTNQHWLAKDCLAELKREHEYMTARGNA; encoded by the coding sequence ATGAGAGAAAGTATTTTATTATTCCATATATCAGACAAAGAAGTAAAAAAGAAAGTGGAACGTGCACTGCTTCCGCTTCGTGTGCGTCTCCGCCACATTACACTCAAAGATTACAGCCAGCCTCTCGGTGTACTTGCAGGGCTGCCGGACATGACACCTTCTGAAGAAATTTATGACGGAGAAGAGCTCTCCGATACAATGATCGTATTCTGCGGACTTTCCAACCAGAAGCTGGATCAGGCGCTTCTTGCTTTGAAAAAAAGCGGTGCGGGACCGTTTCCGTACAAAGCGATCCTCACACCGACCAATCAGCACTGGCTCGCAAAAGACTGTCTTGCAGAATTAAAACGCGAGCATGAATATATGACCGCCCGGGGAAATGCATGA
- a CDS encoding ABC transporter ATP-binding protein, translated as MIEIKNLTKTYKLNKKQMKESRTTNPIKTAVNALTLTAKKGEIYGLLGPNGAGKTTTLRCISTIIKPTKGEIYVDGHEVRKEPEKVREKIGFLTGDIKLDPQFSPDYMFDFFGKIHGVKPEKLKERKEELFTYFGIKDFAHKKMKELSTGMGQKAAIAVSLVHDPDIVIFDEPTNGLDVVTARSVTDYLKRLKEEGKLVIISTHIMSEAEKLCDRIGVIIDGRKVMEGHLEDILRETQTEDLEDAFFELYSQVKGGGEDA; from the coding sequence ATGATTGAGATTAAGAATCTGACAAAGACGTATAAGTTGAATAAAAAGCAGATGAAAGAATCCAGAACCACAAATCCGATCAAGACGGCAGTCAATGCTCTTACGCTGACTGCGAAAAAAGGTGAGATTTATGGCCTTTTGGGACCCAATGGAGCAGGGAAGACGACTACGCTGCGCTGTATTTCCACGATCATCAAGCCGACAAAGGGCGAGATTTATGTAGATGGGCATGAGGTGCGCAAAGAGCCGGAGAAAGTGCGGGAAAAGATCGGATTTCTGACCGGAGATATCAAGCTGGATCCACAGTTTTCCCCGGATTATATGTTTGACTTTTTCGGGAAGATCCATGGAGTGAAGCCGGAGAAGCTCAAAGAACGAAAAGAGGAACTGTTTACTTATTTTGGGATCAAGGATTTTGCGCACAAAAAGATGAAAGAGCTGTCAACCGGAATGGGGCAGAAGGCTGCAATTGCAGTCAGCCTGGTACATGATCCGGATATTGTTATTTTTGATGAACCGACAAACGGTCTGGATGTCGTGACGGCAAGGAGTGTGACAGACTATCTGAAGCGCCTGAAAGAGGAGGGAAAGCTGGTCATTATTTCTACACATATCATGTCAGAGGCAGAGAAGCTGTGTGACCGGATCGGAGTGATCATTGACGGAAGGAAAGTGATGGAAGGGCATCTGGAGGATATCTTAAGAGAGACACAGACAGAAGATCTGGAGGATGCGTTTTTTGAATTGTACAGTCAGGTAAAAGGAGGCGGGGAAGATGCGTGA
- a CDS encoding ABC transporter permease, which produces MREIRLICKKELSRVLTDRKMLFSVFLLPAIIMVVVMNVMTSFSKNLENDVKSHAPIVYLQNAPEGVEQYLKAYNEKMDLRTVDDEQKVTEEIRDGSADLWIAFPQDFLEQIEVYKTGDEIPQIKVYYNPSEEYSQAAYEGVAGGCLEVYRQALLSERVGDMQSLTVFTVNSDNPDMVIQDEQKAGGKALGMMLPYFVTILLFAGAMGLGTDMVAGEKERGTMASMLVAPIKRSSIVLGKVFALMIISGISSVVYVAVMVGFLPQMMGAYGSEGLGLSLEVGQVLMMAFLLIAIAFLYSGIIVLISVFAKDTKEASSYIMPVYMLILVLGIATMFTTHNIENWYYAVPVFNTALALQGILTGDVSVMQYAVTLAETLILGVILITVIAKAFESEKVMAK; this is translated from the coding sequence ATGCGTGAGATTCGATTGATCTGTAAAAAAGAATTATCCAGAGTGCTGACAGACAGAAAGATGTTATTTTCTGTATTTCTTCTGCCGGCGATCATCATGGTGGTCGTAATGAATGTAATGACCAGTTTTTCGAAAAATTTGGAGAATGATGTCAAATCTCATGCGCCCATTGTTTATCTGCAGAATGCCCCGGAGGGTGTGGAGCAGTACTTGAAGGCGTATAATGAGAAGATGGATCTGCGCACGGTGGATGACGAACAGAAAGTGACAGAGGAAATCAGAGATGGATCAGCCGATTTGTGGATTGCTTTTCCGCAGGATTTTCTGGAGCAGATAGAAGTTTATAAGACAGGGGATGAGATTCCTCAGATCAAAGTTTATTACAATCCGTCCGAAGAGTATTCGCAGGCTGCCTATGAAGGTGTGGCAGGCGGATGTCTGGAGGTTTACCGGCAGGCACTGTTGTCAGAGCGTGTCGGAGATATGCAGTCTTTGACAGTATTTACGGTGAATTCAGACAATCCGGACATGGTAATCCAGGATGAACAGAAAGCCGGCGGCAAAGCACTTGGCATGATGCTTCCGTATTTTGTGACGATCTTACTTTTTGCGGGAGCAATGGGACTTGGAACCGATATGGTGGCAGGTGAAAAAGAGCGTGGTACCATGGCAAGTATGCTGGTAGCGCCGATCAAAAGAAGCTCGATCGTACTCGGAAAAGTATTTGCGCTGATGATCATTTCAGGAATCAGTTCGGTTGTATATGTTGCGGTTATGGTAGGCTTTCTGCCACAGATGATGGGGGCTTATGGAAGTGAGGGGCTGGGACTGAGTCTGGAAGTCGGGCAGGTGCTGATGATGGCATTTTTGCTGATCGCGATCGCATTCCTGTATTCCGGAATCATTGTTCTGATTTCTGTCTTTGCAAAAGATACAAAAGAGGCAAGCAGCTATATTATGCCGGTTTATATGCTGATTCTGGTTTTGGGGATTGCGACAATGTTTACGACGCATAATATTGAAAACTGGTATTATGCAGTACCGGTGTTTAATACAGCGCTGGCGCTGCAGGGTATTCTTACAGGGGATGTGAGTGTGATGCAGTATGCGGTGACACTGGCAGAGACATTGATCCTGGGAGTGATACTGATCACGGTAATCGCAAAAGCATTTGAAAGCGAAAAGGTAATGGCAAAATAG
- a CDS encoding YlmC/YmxH family sporulation protein, translating to MRLCELREKEVINICNCRRLGCVVDVDIDVCDGKVLAIIIPVPGKICGILGSDGEYVIPFGCIKKIGPDIILVEICEEKFLQKY from the coding sequence GTGAGGCTCTGTGAACTGAGGGAGAAAGAAGTGATCAATATATGTAACTGCAGAAGACTTGGCTGTGTGGTGGATGTGGATATTGATGTCTGCGATGGAAAGGTTCTGGCGATCATTATTCCGGTTCCCGGGAAGATTTGCGGGATACTTGGCAGTGACGGAGAATATGTGATTCCGTTCGGTTGTATTAAAAAAATCGGGCCGGATATCATTTTGGTGGAAATCTGTGAAGAAAAGTTTTTGCAAAAGTACTAG
- the nrdR gene encoding transcriptional regulator NrdR: MKCPYCGHPDTRVIDSRPAEDNNAIRRRRSCDECGKRFTTYEKVETIPLIVIKKDNNREQYDRSKIEAGVLRACYKRPVSAQQIQQTIDDIELQIFKREDKEIPSKLIGEIVMDRLKDLDPVAYVRFASVYREFKDVNTFMSELKKILE; encoded by the coding sequence ATGAAATGTCCGTATTGTGGTCATCCGGATACGCGGGTGATCGATTCCAGACCGGCGGAGGACAACAACGCCATCCGAAGAAGAAGATCCTGCGATGAATGCGGGAAACGATTTACAACCTATGAGAAGGTAGAGACGATTCCTCTGATCGTGATCAAAAAAGACAATAACAGAGAACAGTATGACAGATCTAAGATTGAAGCCGGAGTTTTGCGGGCATGCTATAAGCGTCCAGTTTCAGCACAGCAGATCCAGCAGACGATCGATGATATCGAGCTCCAGATATTTAAAAGAGAGGACAAAGAGATCCCAAGCAAATTGATCGGAGAGATCGTGATGGATCGTCTCAAAGATCTGGATCCGGTCGCCTATGTCCGTTTTGCATCTGTATACAGAGAGTTTAAGGATGTGAACACATTTATGTCCGAACTGAAGAAGATCCTGGAGTAG
- the truA gene encoding tRNA pseudouridine(38-40) synthase TruA, with the protein MRTYKLTIAYDGSRYQGWQRQSNTDKTIQGLLEQAASEAAGYPVEVQGSGRTDGGVHAKGQTASVILRGKVQESEFLQNMNRLLPLDIRVIEMELVKNGFHARLSAVGKCYEYWIDMREKPDVFMRKYTYHYPKELNIEAMQRAADDLIGRYDFAAFTDKKEEKSTIRTIYAIIVEVQGDKLRIEYRGSGFMYHMVRILTGTLLEVGDGRRTPESVKAALAGRDRADAGFLAPARGLTLKEVYY; encoded by the coding sequence ATGCGAACCTATAAATTGACGATCGCTTATGATGGAAGCCGGTATCAGGGCTGGCAGAGACAGAGCAATACAGACAAGACGATCCAGGGGCTTTTAGAGCAGGCAGCGTCTGAGGCGGCAGGATATCCGGTGGAAGTACAGGGATCAGGACGCACAGACGGCGGTGTCCATGCGAAAGGGCAGACGGCCAGTGTGATCCTGCGCGGAAAAGTACAGGAGTCTGAGTTTTTACAAAATATGAACCGGCTGCTTCCTTTGGATATCCGGGTGATCGAAATGGAACTGGTAAAGAACGGATTTCACGCGAGACTCAGTGCAGTTGGAAAATGTTATGAATACTGGATCGATATGCGGGAAAAACCAGATGTGTTTATGCGAAAGTATACCTATCATTATCCGAAAGAGCTGAATATAGAGGCGATGCAAAGAGCAGCGGATGATCTGATTGGACGGTATGATTTTGCCGCATTTACGGACAAAAAGGAGGAAAAGTCCACAATTCGCACAATTTATGCTATAATCGTGGAGGTACAGGGGGACAAGTTGAGGATCGAATACCGGGGCAGCGGTTTTATGTATCATATGGTGAGGATCCTGACAGGAACTCTGTTGGAAGTAGGAGACGGAAGAAGAACGCCGGAATCGGTAAAGGCTGCACTGGCAGGCAGAGACAGGGCAGATGCCGGATTTCTTGCACCTGCAAGAGGGCTGACATTAAAAGAAGTGTATTATTAG
- a CDS encoding exodeoxyribonuclease III codes for MKLISWNVNGIRACVQKGFLEFFREADADIFCLQETKLQAGQIELDLEGYEQYWNYAVKKGYSGTAVFTKKKPLNVTYGIGIEEHDQEGRVITLEFEEFYFVTVYTPNSQNELARLDYRMKWESDFLAYLKKLEEEKPVIFCGDLNVAHKEIDLKNPKTNRKNAGFTDEERGKFTEMLNAGFIDTFRYFYPDQEGIYSWWSYRFSARAKNAGWRIDYFCVSECLKDRLADAKILTDVMGSDHCPIELDLK; via the coding sequence ATGAAGCTGATATCATGGAATGTAAATGGAATCCGTGCCTGCGTACAGAAAGGATTTCTGGAATTCTTTCGGGAAGCAGATGCAGATATTTTCTGTCTGCAGGAGACAAAGCTGCAGGCAGGTCAGATTGAGCTGGATCTGGAAGGGTATGAGCAGTACTGGAATTATGCCGTGAAAAAAGGATATTCCGGAACGGCTGTATTTACAAAAAAGAAACCATTAAATGTGACTTATGGAATCGGAATCGAGGAGCACGATCAGGAAGGTCGTGTGATTACACTGGAATTTGAAGAATTTTATTTTGTGACTGTGTACACGCCGAATTCTCAGAACGAGCTTGCCAGACTGGATTACCGCATGAAGTGGGAATCTGATTTTCTGGCGTATTTGAAGAAACTGGAAGAGGAGAAGCCTGTGATTTTCTGTGGTGATCTGAACGTGGCACACAAAGAAATTGACTTGAAAAATCCGAAGACGAACCGGAAAAACGCCGGATTTACGGATGAAGAAAGAGGAAAGTTTACCGAGATGTTAAATGCGGGATTTATTGATACATTCCGGTATTTCTATCCGGATCAGGAAGGGATTTATTCCTGGTGGTCTTACCGGTTCAGTGCCAGAGCAAAGAATGCAGGGTGGAGGATCGATTATTTTTGCGTTTCAGAATGTTTGAAGGACCGGCTTGCGGATGCGAAGATCCTGACAGATGTTATGGGATCAGACCATTGTCCGATCGAGCTGGATTTAAAATAA
- a CDS encoding CobW family GTP-binding protein, whose protein sequence is MTKIDIISGFLGAGKTTFIKKMLKEAFSGEQVVLIENEFGEIGIDGGFLKEAGIEIREMNSGCICCSLVGDFGKSLKEVVDTYHPDRILIEPSGVGKLSDVIKAVQDVQDEIEAELNSFTTVVDVTKCRLYKKNFGEFFSNQIEYAGAIILSRTDKAKPEKVEESVALLRKLNEKAPIITTPIEQLSGEKLLETMEHSKSLEEELLLEEEICPECGHVHEHAHHHHCHEEHDHHEHHHHHGEECGCGHGHHHEHHHEHEHHHDGECGCGCGHNHDHEHHHHHHADEVFTSWGRETIKTYSREEISRILKTLEEDDTYGTVLRAKGMVAGADGEWIYFDMVPQEHEVRSGAAEYTGRICVIGSRLEEDKLEELFGLKK, encoded by the coding sequence ATGACAAAGATTGATATTATTTCCGGATTTTTAGGAGCCGGAAAAACAACATTTATTAAAAAGATGCTCAAAGAAGCATTTTCGGGAGAACAGGTTGTGCTTATCGAGAACGAATTCGGAGAGATCGGGATTGACGGAGGATTTCTTAAGGAAGCGGGAATTGAAATCAGGGAGATGAATTCCGGATGTATCTGCTGTTCGTTAGTCGGAGACTTTGGAAAATCCTTAAAAGAAGTGGTAGATACGTATCATCCGGATCGGATTCTGATCGAGCCATCCGGTGTTGGAAAACTTTCTGACGTGATCAAAGCAGTGCAGGATGTGCAGGATGAGATCGAAGCGGAGCTGAACAGTTTTACAACAGTTGTAGACGTGACAAAATGCAGATTATATAAGAAGAATTTCGGAGAATTTTTCAGCAATCAGATCGAATATGCAGGTGCGATCATCTTAAGTCGTACAGATAAGGCAAAACCAGAGAAAGTGGAAGAAAGTGTTGCGCTGCTTCGCAAGTTAAATGAAAAGGCTCCAATCATCACAACTCCAATCGAGCAGTTGTCAGGAGAGAAGCTTCTGGAGACAATGGAGCACAGCAAATCTCTGGAAGAAGAGTTGCTCCTGGAAGAGGAAATCTGCCCGGAATGCGGACATGTGCATGAACACGCACACCATCACCATTGCCATGAAGAACACGATCATCATGAGCATCACCATCATCATGGAGAGGAGTGTGGCTGCGGACATGGCCATCACCATGAGCACCATCACGAGCATGAACATCATCATGATGGGGAGTGCGGTTGTGGCTGCGGACACAATCATGACCATGAACATCATCACCATCATCATGCAGATGAAGTGTTTACAAGCTGGGGACGAGAGACGATCAAAACCTACAGCAGGGAAGAAATCAGCAGAATCTTAAAGACGCTGGAAGAGGATGACACATACGGAACTGTTCTTCGTGCAAAGGGAATGGTCGCAGGTGCAGACGGAGAGTGGATTTATTTTGACATGGTTCCGCAGGAGCATGAAGTCAGAAGCGGGGCAGCGGAATATACGGGAAGAATCTGTGTGATCGGTTCCAGGCTGGAAGAAGACAAGCTGGAAGAATTATTTGGACTGAAAAAATAG
- a CDS encoding GTP-binding protein, with the protein MNEPDVMVYLMTGFLDSGKSQFLKFTLTQDYFQIDGTTLLILCEEGEEEFDPLEMAKHGVKIIKIEEQEELTEAFLNELHEKYSPERVVIEYNGMWKVSDFEALNLPEGWEIEQKLTTVDASTFQMYLNNLKPLFVEMVRGAELVLFNRCTDIEPLAGYRRSVKVVSPQAEVIFEDENGEIENIFGDDVPYDLNAPVIEIPREDYGIWYVDVMENPDRYKGKVIEFTAKVLKPKGFPSKVFLPGRMAMTCCADDTTFLGYICKSAYAPKLQAGEWVKVRAKVQYGHVSVYKGTGPILEAEHIEEAEPIEELVYFN; encoded by the coding sequence ATGAATGAACCGGATGTAATGGTTTATCTGATGACTGGATTTTTAGACAGTGGAAAATCCCAGTTTTTAAAGTTCACACTGACACAGGATTATTTTCAGATTGATGGAACAACGCTTCTGATTCTCTGCGAGGAAGGTGAGGAAGAGTTTGATCCGCTGGAAATGGCAAAGCATGGTGTGAAGATCATCAAAATAGAAGAACAGGAAGAGTTGACAGAAGCATTCTTAAATGAACTGCATGAAAAATATTCGCCGGAGCGTGTGGTGATCGAATACAACGGAATGTGGAAAGTCAGTGACTTTGAAGCGTTAAATCTTCCTGAAGGATGGGAGATCGAACAGAAGCTGACAACAGTGGATGCCAGTACATTCCAGATGTATCTGAACAACCTGAAGCCGTTGTTTGTGGAAATGGTACGCGGGGCGGAACTGGTGCTGTTTAATCGTTGTACAGATATTGAACCTCTGGCAGGATACCGCAGAAGTGTGAAAGTAGTCAGCCCACAGGCAGAAGTGATCTTTGAGGATGAAAACGGTGAGATCGAGAATATTTTCGGGGATGATGTGCCGTATGATCTGAACGCGCCTGTGATTGAGATTCCAAGAGAGGATTATGGAATCTGGTATGTGGATGTTATGGAAAATCCGGACAGATACAAGGGAAAAGTGATTGAATTTACCGCAAAAGTATTAAAGCCGAAAGGATTTCCGTCCAAGGTATTTCTTCCGGGACGGATGGCGATGACCTGTTGTGCGGATGACACTACATTTTTAGGATATATCTGCAAGAGCGCCTACGCACCGAAGCTGCAGGCAGGAGAATGGGTGAAGGTGCGCGCAAAAGTACAGTATGGACATGTATCAGTGTATAAAGGTACCGGACCGATTCTGGAGGCAGAGCATATTGAAGAAGCCGAACCAATCGAAGAGCTGGTTTACTTTAACTAA